In a single window of the Pocillopora verrucosa isolate sample1 chromosome 4, ASM3666991v2, whole genome shotgun sequence genome:
- the LOC131773543 gene encoding adrenocorticotropic hormone receptor produces MLNASDPNYDFYLTIIVDKAYWSSLAAAGFILASIIIIANSALLFTTYKDPQKSLRKLPAVLLITNLSLSDLLLGSLNVFLVALRDVFRSRLEHIPHIVVFKSIVYTVLSTTLFVSSYSIIAMSIACYVAINSPVDYKSIITKGRLKVFIAVLWFASIAMCSLPLTRLSEETYTLIYLHTHISLPAVFLTFIYANVFLSLVSQTRELQTGGYDSVARYSLERERRMAITIAIILALFYITYIPQYVTLHLLYFCNRCQQSVTFHKIDVASSRFLYINSAINPFIYAWRVSQYRRAFLQVWQSFFGTSGATSQSSSSLNSTQRRTAFSAHSPGIGRPLYGKAKADCERCGTTSV; encoded by the coding sequence ATGTTGAATGCCTCTGATCCAAATTACGATTTTTATCTGACGATAATCGTGGACAAAGCATACTGGTCGAGTTTGGCTGCAGCAGGATTCATTTTAGCGAGTATCATTATTATAGCAAATTCAGCCCTGCTCTTCACGACATATAAAGATCCTCAAAAGTCGCTCCGAAAATTACCTGCGGTTTTACTGATCACAAATTTGAGCCTGTCTGATCTTCTGTTGGGGTCTTTGAATGTTTTCCTGGTTGCTTTGAGAGATGTGTTTCGATCTAGACTCGAACACATACCTCACATTGTGGTTTTTAAGTCGATCGTGTACACAGTGCTCTCTACGACTCTATTTGTAAGCAGTTATTCCATTATCGCCATGTCAATAGCTTGTTACGTAGCGATCAACTCTCCCGTGGATTACAAATCAATTATTACAAAGGGAAGACTCAAGGTGTTTATCGCTGTATTATGGTTTGCATCCATCGCAATGTGTTCACTTCCTCTAACTCGCTTATCAGAGGAAACGTACACACTTATATACCTTCATACTCACATTTCTCTGCCTGCCGTATTTTTAACGTTCATCTACGCCAACGTTTTCCTCTCTCTCGTTTCTCAAACGCGTGAACTTCAAACTGGTGGGTACGATTCTGTCGCGAGGTACTCCTTAGAACGTGAGAGACGAATGGCCATTACAATTGCAATCATTCTAGCGTTGTTTTACATCACATATATTCCACAATACGTCACTCTTCATTTGTTGTACTTTTGCAATCGCTGCCAGCAATCGGTAACTTTTCACAAGATCGACGTAGCGTCTTCCAGATTTTTGTACATAAATTCGGCCATAAATCCCTTCATCTACGCTTGGAGAGTCTCCCAGTATCGCCGAGCGTTTTTACAAGTTTGGCAGAGTTTTTTCGGAACCTCAGGAGCTACTTCACAATCTTCATCGTCGCTCAACTCGACGCAGAGACGTACTGCTTTTAGTGCACACAGTCCAGGGATAGGGAGACCTTTGTATGGCAAGGCAAAGGCTGATTGTGAAAGATGTGGAACAACCAGCGTTTGA
- the LOC131773554 gene encoding LOW QUALITY PROTEIN: ankyrin repeat domain-containing protein 50-like (The sequence of the model RefSeq protein was modified relative to this genomic sequence to represent the inferred CDS: inserted 3 bases in 2 codons), translating to MTSCSTAANWQSKILKKEYQNWLAVSHALSLMCDGLRPFIEREMKAFHQVLMANLTSTPPCTCRNPLKHSCAWATQLLMYHRGGKPNSPRWRQSDSYKWTDPNLGYWEVAKLFMSDLGNSAVDVIDASSTDCTGLTNLLFWCSHFPVQHHLVKEVRKTRNTKWGHAPRQELTDGEKADALAAIRNLLQDPNLISDNDAKAALAQIDAMEKDFDARSIERKVLADFRETVRGQLDDIKGKIKSFKKDCKGVSNKVQKKQLSLQTRQTKVFKLLKSIDERMEKAANRNLSYVTQVSNLVRRMFTRGKQFVFDNLRGVNKYFTLWLLLMVLLSRPRCLSKNSYNDGCPMEDGFVPFDSKEFNFISYLSNARERFTGRRWLYNELETNLMKQDTDRGVLVIGEPGAGKSALTAHLICSRSSNPFIHKRIIGYHLCKHADKATQDPGRFVRNLVDLMARRVPEYGMLVSNSLLILSVLKSCSGDPLECFEQAVMAPLLQLKGEPQTYFIIIDALDECSSDSGGTSVVQFIRETSSKLPKWIKLVMTSRNDSNVLKHFNHFPKVYLSSKDARNLQDIEVFITAKLFEDASILERLKAMLGSSSGEEISFLTSRLLSQSQGNFLYVKEMFHFWKEDRNNDFGHIPKTIGGIYERYLKRIYGSREKFKPALAILEIMVAAFEPMPVDDLYRVVRTQENIDYEYEFVYALKDLSHFIRYGADNTITIFHLSFTEWLTSNENLGNPYYVSLKRGHRRLAEYYLSVVKKTQNSSMDIYRLAQHVTFGEGDENFLEEFGNIKASYINASIDGENRTLLHLAAENSNRKILELLVPAFDSVDCEDNYGFTPGFVAAKSGLKKNVEFLINKGANIEHRTKPPPSLYSLMDSSVLATDPIERAKTTLWNSTMVHAAASGGHTAVIRALLKRNASFREVNGVNLTAIQLAAQNGHLDVVQLLYYSGSNADHLCLQYAAHAGHTDVVKFLMKIGILDTCMPCDGIFYWLGNKVRYQAGPSNNFNDSHGYILADDDYRIKCQSALHLAVAEKHTEVVKLLLSVEDNTIHCKDFTGRTPLHEAIRQNHVEISELLIRSGARVSQKCMRFQNLSSVCNNSEKCNQLRTFLNKRELEEYERDLCHCGTTPFLLAARYGHIEVASLLLRYGAKSDDKDCQGATVLHIAACHGHYDLIRWLISQRTSLHLNMKSKNLSTPLHSSAICKINRDIKPLLDMGANIYETDENGMTPLHYTVMNAYEADSIVLFRRVIANGSLFTTVLGSKGDITVTRDSDVINRTLPLNFQCSKLIDIIESSNNSYINAMDINGRTALHLAAKNGEECCVIRLLEKRAKADLYDLQGKTPLDFATAFSTEVRECSWCNNMDDLDIILAVNQRYHDSIVRILLSREVDLTQTCDEEKTHILRHAFEVHKLVIAYLIPSKGLSLRCKDAQGRTPLLARLQSGGKWLDVILERFDAPIHIDCGKPFNTSEFHLLAFRKPTGPSENLLEYHTCDNFTFXPVMKAIKAPPLGFRVIDECRDAEGYTALHRAAQGGNQLVLKTFLXGADPSILTSKGNSALEITIVCARISPFPSNNRRRIAEESADLLLQASKQFDVGCNI from the exons ATGACGTCTTGCTCAACTGCAGCGAACTGGCAATCAAAAATCCTGAAGAAAGAGTACCAAAACTGGCTGGCTGTAAGCCACGCCCTTTCTCTTATGTGTGATGGGCTAAGGCCTTTCATCGAGAGGGAGATGAAAGCCTTTCATCAAGTGTTAATGGCAAACCTTACCTCTACACCCCCTTGCACCTGTAGAAACCCCCTAAAACACTCTTGTGCTTGGGCTACACAGCTTTTAATGTACCATAGAGGTggaaaaccaaattctccaaggTGGCGCCAAAGCGACTCTTACAAGTGGACAGATCCAAACCTTGGTTACTGGGAGGTAGCCAAACTTTTCATGTCCGATTTGGGGAACAGCGCTGTTGATGTGATAGACGCGAGTAGTACTGACTGCACAGGATTGACCAATCTTCTCTTCTGGTGTTCTCACTTTCCCGTACAACACCATCTCGTTAAGGAGGTGCGAAAGACGCGAAATACCAAATGGGGACACGCTCCGAGACAGGAGCTAACAGATGGAGAAAAGGCAGATGCCCTTGCAGCGATAAGAAATCTCCTTCAAGATCCGAACTTAATTTCTGACAATGACGCCAAAGCGGCCCTCGCACAGATTGATGCAATGGAGAAGGATTTCGATGCACGTagtattgaaagaaaagttctggCAGATTTCCGAGAGACAGTGAGAGGTCAACTGGATGACATTAAAGGGAAAATAAAGTCCTTCAAGAAAGACTGCAAAGGTGTAAGCAACAAGGTACAGAAGAAACAGCTGAGTTTGCAAACCCGACAGACAAAGGTCTTTAAGCTTCTGAAAAGTATTGATGAAAGAATGGAGAAGGCGGCAAATCGAAACCTTTCATATGTAACACAAGTTTCAAACCTTGTCAGACGGATGTTTACAAGGGGAAAGCAGTTTGTCTTTGACAACCTTCGCGGCGTGAATAAGTACTTCACTCTGTGGTTGCTGTTAATGGTACTCCTGAGTCGCCCTAGATGTTTAAGTAAGAACTCTTACAACGATG gttgCCCGATGGAAGAtggttttgttccttttgacaGTAAGGAATTCAATTTCATAAGCTACTTAAGTAATGCCCGAGAAAGGTTCACTGGACGGCGCTGGCTCTACAATGAACTGGAAACGAATTTGATGAAACAGGATACTGATCGTGGGGTTCTAGTAATTGGTGAGCCAGGCGCAGGGAAATCTGCACTGACTGCCCATCTGATCTGTTCTCGTTCATCTAATCCTTTTATTCACAAAAGAATCATTGGTTACCATTTATGTAAGCACGCAGACAAAGCCACTCAGGACCCCGGTCGATTTGTTCGCAATTTAGTCGACTTGATGGCCAGAAGAGTTCCAGAATATGGAATGTTGGTCTCTAACAGCTTATTAATCCTTTCGGTTCTTAAGAGTTGTTCAGGAGATCCGCTTGAATGCTTCGAACAAGCCGTGATGGCGCCACTTTTGCAGTTAAAAGGTGAACCTCAAACCTATTTCATTATCATAGATGCCTTAGACGAATGCTCGTCAGACAGTGGAGGGACTTCAGTGGTTCAGTTTATCAGAGAAACGTCCAGTAAGCTGCCAAAATGGATCAAGCTTGTAATGACTTCTCGCAATGACTCAAATGTATTAAAACACTTCAATCATTTTCCCAAAGTGTATTTGTCTTCCAAAGATGCACGAAACTTACAAGACATCGAAGTCTTTATCACCGCTAAACTATTCGAAGACGCTTCTATTCTCGAAAGATTGAAAGCTATGTTAGGTTCTAGTAGCGGTGAAGAGATTTCTTTCCTGACGAGCAGGTTATTAAGCCAGAGCCAAGGAAATTTTCTTTACGTAAAAGAAATGTTCCATTTTTGGAAAGAAGATAGGAATAATGACTTCGGACATATCCCAAAAACAATTGGTGGGATTTACGAGAGGTACTTGAAAAGGATTTATGGTTCCAGAGAGAAATTCAAGCCCGCTTTAGCCATTCTAGAGATCATGGTGGCTGCATTTGAACCGATGCCGGTTGATGATTTGTATCGAGTTGTAAGAACGCAGGAAAACATCGACTATGAATATGAATTTGTTTACGCGCTTAAGGATCTTTCACATTTTATCAGATATGGCGCAGACAACACCATCACTATTTTCCACCTTTCCTTTACAGAGTGGCTCACTAGCAATGAAAACCTTGGAAACCCATACTATGTAAGTCTGAAACGTGGTCACAGACGCTTAGCGGAATATTATTTAAGTGTTGTAAAAAAGACCCAGAACTCTTCTATGGACATCTACCGTTTAGCTCAACACGTTACTTTTGGAGAGGGTGACGAAAATTTTCTAGAAGAGTTTGGCAATATCAAAGCTTCTTACATAAATGCCTCTATTGACGGCGAGAACAGGACACTTCTCCATCTAGCTGCAGAAAATAGCAATAGAAAAATTCTTGAGTTACTTGTTCCAGCGTTTGATAGCGTTGACTGTGAGGACAACTACGGCTTTACTCCTGGCTTTGTTGCAGCAAAGAGTGGTCTCAAAAAAAACGTTGAATTTCTCATCAACAAGGGAGCTAACATTGAACACCGAACAAAGCCACCACCTTCGCTCTACTCTCTAATGGATAGCTCTGTACTTGCAACTGATCCTATTGAACGAGCCAAAACCACCCTTTGGAACTCCACCATGGTACACGCAGCTGCATCGGGAGGTCATACAGCCGTAATACGAGCTCTTCTGAAAAGGAACGCTTCGTTTCGAGAAGTAAATGGTGTTAACTTGACAGCCATCCAGCTCGCAGCACAAAATGGACATTTAGATGTTGTTCAGCTTTTGTACTATAGTGGGTCAAATGCAGACCATCTTTGTCTTCAATATGCAGCTCACGCTGGCCATACAGACGTTGTTAAATTCCTCATGAAGATCGGTATACTGGACACCTGCATGCCATGTGATGGTATATTTTACTGGCTTGGAAACAAAGTCCGATATCAGGCAGGGCCTAGTAATAACTTCAACGACTCACATGGGTACATTTTGGCAGACGATGATTACAGAATCAAATGCCAAAGTGCACTTCATTTAGCAGTCGCCGAAAAACATACAGAGGTTGTTAAATTACTACTTTCTGTGGAAGATAATACAATCCATTGCAAGGACTTCACAGGCCGAACTCCTCTTCATGAAGCAATAAGACAAAATCATGTGGAAATATCAGAGCTTCTTATAAGAAGTGGTGCAAGAGTTTCTCAAAAATGTATGCGCTTTCAAAATTTATCCTCTGTTTGCAACAACTCAGAGAAGTGTAATCAGCtgagaacatttttaaataaaagagaGCTAGAAGAATACGAAAGGGATCTGTGCCATTGTGGCACCACACCCTTTCTACTTGCAGCAAGATACGGTCATATTGAGGTCGCGTCCCTGCTTTTGCGGTATGGTGCAAAAAGTGACGATAAGGATTGCCAAGGGGCCACGGTTCTTCATATTGCTGCATGCCATGGGCATTACGATTTAATTAGATGGCTCATCTCTCAACGAACTTCTCTTCATCTtaacatgaaaagtaaaaaccTCTCTACACCGCTTCATAGCAGCGCCATTTGTAAAATCAACCGAGACATCAAACCTCTGTTAGACATGGGTGCGAACATCTATGAAACTGATGAAAACGGAATGACGCCTCTGCATTATACTGTCATGAATGCATATGAAGCCGATTCGATTGTATTATTTCGAAGAGTGATCGCGAACGGTTCGTTGTTTACTACAGTTCTGGGGTCAAAGGGTGATATTACGGTGACACGTGATTCTGATGTCATTAATAGGACTTTGCCGTTAAACTTTCAGTGTTCAAAGCTTATAGATATTATAGAATCATCAAATAATTCGTACATAAATGCGATGGATATAAATGGAAGAACAGCCTTGCATCTCGCAGCAAAAAATGGAGAGGAGTGTTGTGTCATACGGCTACTTGAAAAACGCGCAAAAGCAGATTTATATGACCTTCAAGGGAAAACCCCTCTAGACTTTGCTACGGCGTTTTCTACCGAAGTGCGCGAGTGTAGCTGGTGCAACAACATGGATGATTTAGACATAATTCTGGCCGTAAACCAAAGGTATCACGACTCAATAGTTAGGATTCTCCTCTCAAGAGAGGTTGACTTAACCCAGACGTGCGACGAAGAAAAAACACATATATTGCGCCACGCCTTTGAGGTACACAAGCTAGTAATTGCTTACCTTATACCTTCGAAGGGCCTTAGTCTACGCTGTAAAGATGCGCAAGGTCGAACACCACTGTTAGCTCGCCTTCAGAGTGGTGGCAAGTGGCTGGACGTAATCTTGGAACGATTTGATGCACCCATTCACATCGACTGTGGGAAGCCATTTAACACGTCCGAATTCCACCTGCTGGCATTTAGAAAGCCGACAGGCCCGTCAGAAAATCTTCTGGAGTACCACACCTGTGATAACTTTACTTT TCCCGTTATGAAAGCGATAAAGGCCCCTCCCTTAGGATTCCGTGTCATAGACGAGTGTCGTGATGCAGAGGGATACACAGCGTTACATAGAGCTGCTCAAGGTGGCAATCAGCTTGTACTGAAGACATTTC TAGGCGCTGATCCTTCCATTTTGACTTCTAAGGGTAATAGCGCTTTGGAAATCACCATTGTGTGTGCAAGGATAAGCCCGTTCCCATCAAATAATCGTAGACGAATTGCCGAGGAATCGGCTGATCTTTTGCTTCAAGCTTCGAAACAATTTGATGTTGGATGCAACATATGA